The genomic region CCACATTCACATCCGAACGATGAGCAGTTCAATCTGATCTTGGAGGGACGCCGGGTGATGATTCTCGATGGTGTGGTGACCGAGGTTGGCGCCGGCGACCTGATTCATATTCAACGCAATTCTGTCCACGGCGCTGGCCGCTCACTGGATGAAAAGTGTGTTTTCTTTGCAGTGAAAAGCCCGGCCGGCACCGGGGTCATGGGCGAGGACTATCAGGCGGTGGATAACGCTGATGATCTTATCCGCATGGTGGACGAAAGAGTGGCCGAGATAGAGGCTGAGGAGGGAAGTTAGCCTAATAACATTCAGCGGGAGGATTAGAGTTGAGTGAAGCCGAGGGCGTCCCTAAAAAATATGAGGTGTCTGTTCAGGCGATGGATGAGCAGTGCACCAAAGCGAGCGGCGACTACGATGATTTAACCCAGATGGGTGAGATGGATACAGAGGGGATAGCGGCGCTTTTGGATAAATTTCACCGACTCCCTTATCCTCAGCCGGAGCTGCCCGATGATCATTGTCAGCCGCAG from Nitrospinaceae bacterium harbors:
- a CDS encoding cupin domain-containing protein, whose protein sequence is MPVYKIFEMDKHKEEASPEGDIQRVKGDLMKAGIVMYPKGKGAPPHSHPNDEQFNLILEGRRVMILDGVVTEVGAGDLIHIQRNSVHGAGRSLDEKCVFFAVKSPAGTGVMGEDYQAVDNADDLIRMVDERVAEIEAEEGS